The stretch of DNA ACAGCCTGATGTATTGCCTGCGACAGAAACGACGCCTTTTCAAAAAGCATTATCGGCCTATGGCAGTACTAAGCAGATGGGTGAAGAAATCTTAGAAAAGGTATCAGCGGCTACTAATGTTCATTCAATTGCTTTGCGTTATTTCAATCCCGTAGGAGCCCATAAAAGTGCATTGATAGGAGAGTTGCCTATAGGTATTCCTAGTAATTTAATGCCATTTGTAACGCAAACAGGTATTGGTAAGCGGGAGATGCTGACTATTTTTGGAAATGATTACAGCACCCCGGACGGAACTTGTATAAGAGATTATATTCATGTTATTGATTTGGCGAAAGCGCATGTTAAGGCCTGTGAACGATTGTTAGAAGGCAAGTCTGAAAGTAGATATGAAATATTCAATCTTGGAACCGGAAAGGGTACTTCAGTTTTGGAAATTGTAAATGCTTTTGAAAAAGTAACCGGACAAAAACTGAATTATAAATTTGGTGAGCGCAGAGATGGGGATGTTGAGTCGTTATACGCGGAAACCAAATTGGCAAATGAAAAACTTGGCTGGAAAGCTGAACTGGGTCTGGATGAAATGCTAAGTTCAGCCTGGGCATGGGAAGTTAAACTGAAAGAAACGGTTGATAAATAGAAATCGGTGTAATCAAATATAAAACAATGAAAAAAATACTAATTACGGGTGGTGCAGGATTTATCGGATCTCATGTGGTGCGATTGTTTGTAAATAACTATCCTGATACGAAGATATATAATCTGGATAAACTTACATACGCAGGTAATCTGATGAATCTTCAGGATATTGAAGACAAAGAAAATTACCATTTCGTAAAAGGTGATATTGTTGATGCTGCATTTGTTAATGAGTTGTTCGATCGTGAACAATTTGATGCAGTTATTCACCTGGCAGCGGAGTCTCACGTTGATCGTTCAATTGAAAATCCGCTGGAGTTTGTGATGACTAATATCATCGGAACTGTTAATTTATTGAATGCTGCAAAAAATAGCTGGAAGCCGGTTCTTGGAACAGAAATGACCGATAAGCGTTTTTATCATGTTTCTACTGATGAAGTTTATGGTACATTGGGAGAGACAGGAATGTTTACTGAAGAAACCAGTTACGACCCGCATAGTCCGTACTCAGCTTCTAAAGCAAGTTCAGACCATTTTGTGCGCGCTTATGGTGATACTTATGGACTTCCGGTAGTGATCTCTAATTGCTCAAATAACTATGGGCCATTTCATTTTCCGGAAAAGTTGATCCCACTTTGTATTAATAATATTAAAAACAATAGATCGTTGCCTATTTACGGTAAAGGAGAAAATATTCGTGACTGGCTATTTGTGGTTGATCATGCGCGTGCTATAGATGTTGTTTTTCATAATGCTAAGAATGGAAGCACCTACAACATCGGAGGTCATAATGAATGGAAAAACATCGATGTGATTCGTTTATTATGTAAGATCATGGATAAAAAATTAGGTCGTTCTGAAGGGACATCTGAACAATTGATCACATTTGTGAAAGACCGTGCCGGACATGATTTACGTTATGCTATCGACTCAACAAAACTCCAGAATGAATTAGGATGGAAACCTTCGTTACAGTTTGAAGAAGGCTTGGAGAAGACTGTAGATTGGTATCTAACGAATGAAGAATGGTTGGAAACTGTAACTTCAGGAGCGTATAAAGATTATTACAAGCAACAATATACAGCAAGATAGTTTTAATGTTAAGCTGTTGATACCAAGGAAGAATGCCGAAAAGTATTCTTCCTTTTTTATTGGCACTGTTTTTCTAGGATAATGAGTATGACAGTGAAGATAAAAAATATTGCTTTAATAATAAGATGCTTATTCTTAAAGCAATTGTCAACATTCAGCATTGTATTAATTTTTATTACTTCTCATTCAAAAGCTCAGGATTCTACTTTTGTTAAAGCTGTCAGACAACGCGATCTTATAGATGTTATTTTCCCTAAGAAAGAACGAAAAACCGGAATTGATACACTTGCTCCTAAAAATCTTGAACTCGGGATTTTTCCTTATGTGGGCTTCGGTCCGGCAACAGGGTTAGAAATTGGGGTTTCAGGAAGTGCCGCTTTTTTTACTGCCGATAGAAGATATACCCGCCAGTCACGGGCCGGACTCTCAGCTTCGTTTACATTAAAAAAACAATTATTTATTACTGCCCGCTCTATTATCTTTTCTAATAAAAATAAATGGCTTTTTGTAGGCGACCAACGTTACAATAAAAATACACAATCTACTTTTGGTTTAGGAACTACATCAATTGAAGATGAGGAAACGCCCTTAAAATATAAGTTTCTACGGCTTTCCGAAACTGCATTTTTTCATTTGGGAGGATACTTTTACGGAGGACTAGGAATCCATTACGATAAATATTATAATGTTGAGATTGATCCTGAATCAGATCAGTCGCCTGTAGATAATCCATATATTGATTACACAACAAGATATAACTTTAATCCAACCGAGTCTGCAGGGTCGGGAATAAGTGCTAACTTATTATATGATACTCGCGACAATTTATTTAATACCTATAAGGGATTGTTTCTTTTGGCAAACTACAGGGTTTACAGAGAAGGATTAGGAAGTACAACAGATTGGCAGGAGTTACGGTTTGAATTAAGAAATTTTCATTCATTAGCCTCCAATAACCGGCAGATCTTAGCACTTTGGATTTATTCGGACTTTATAATTGGAGGCAATGCTCCGTACATGCATCTTCCGGCAGTTGGATGGGATAGTTTTAACAATACAGGACGCGGATACATTCAAGGACGGTTTAGAGGACCTTCATTAATATATAGCGAATTGGAATATAGATATGCAATTTCAGGAAACGGACTTGTGGGTGGAGTTGCATTCGTTAATGCATCATCTGTTTCAAACCCTGATACGGATCTAAATCTCTTTCAAAACATTGCACCGGCAGGAGGTATAGGATTGCGGATAAAACTGAACAAAGAAACTCGGACTAACTTACGACTCGATTTTGCTGTCGGCAGGCAATCAACAGGTGTTTACTTAAATATTTCAGAGGCATTTTAATTATCAGGTTGTTGTTGCAGATAAACGCTTGTTAATCCATTTTAAACTTAATAAACTCAAAGCAGAATAGAAGAGCCATAATAGTAAGAGATGAAGAATAGCCTCGACGTTATTCATTAATCCGCCACCTTGCTGTACGAGCGACGTGTAGACCTTTAAGAATGGAGTTGTAGGTAATAACGAAGAGAACCATTGTAATGGCAATGGAAGCGATTCAAATGGCCATGAATACCCTGTAACCAGGAACACGGGATAAGTGCTAAAGGCCATTATCTGCACACATAAAAGCTGACTTTTAAAAAGTGAACCTATCCAAATACCCATTGGTATTATAGTGAGTAAAAAAAGAGCCATTATCACCGTAATATCAAAAGCCGACCCCCTTACAGGTAATTTTAAAACGGTAAAGTTTACGGTTAGGAAGAAAAAAGCATAACACATAAATAACAGAAAATAGAAACTCCCTTTCCCCCATAAGGCAACCGAATAATTTCCGGCTGTATCACTGAGTTGATTTATGGTATTCTTTTCCCGTTCCGAGGCCATACTGCCTGTTAATCCGATTAATAAGGTTTGCTGTAAGATGAGTGCAAGTATTCCGGGTAATAAAAAGGCTCCGTAACTTACGCGCTCATTAAACAAAGGACGATTGTCAAGATTCAGTGGCATCACTTCATGCATTGCTGTAGCTTCATTAAGTCCTTGCATTTCATAAAATTTTAATCTTACTCCTGCACCCACCGTTAATGAAACCTGAGTAACACCACTTAAAAGGTCGCTTGATGGAAGAAAACGTGCAGCATTTGCCGCCAGTACAATGTTTGCAGATTGTAAGCTAAGAACTTTCTTTTCGAGACCATTTTCGATAAATAGATATCCCTGGGTTTGTCCTTTATACATCATTTTCTGAGCTTCGTCAAGCCCGGGGGCAGAGATCAATTCGATCGCTTGTAAATTATTAATTTGTTCGGCAAGTTGTTTTGATAAACCGCTGTGGTCCATATCAACAATCGCCATTGGAATTTCCTCTTCTTCTTTATTGATATAAATACTGCCGTAAAAGAATGCATATAATACCGGGGCAATCAATAGGGTTAATAGCAAACTATGGTCTTTTGCTATAAGTGCTGCTTCTCTTAAGAAAAGAGTTTTAAAGTTATGCCATTGACTTTTTTTCATTGTTTACAGCTTTTCGAATTTTAAAGTGAAAAAAGACAACAGCCAAAGGAAACGTAACTCCAATAAATATCATTAATCTGCCAATTTCCGGAATCGCATAATTCATTGGCAATCCCATATAATAGATTTTGAAGAATCCGTCGAGGAAATGGGTATAAGGCATTATTTGTGCATAGTATTGATCGTACCACGGCATTGCCCAGCGAGGAAATGTAAATCCGCTGAAAACAAAAGCAGGTGAGGTATAAAACAAAGCAATGTCTGAAGCCAGCATGGTATCATTAAAAATGGATGAAACCAGTAGCCCTATGCCAATACAAGCTAATGCAAGAATGCTATATAAGAAAAAGAATTTTAAAGTTGCATCGGGATGTCCGATACCAAACACAGGGAGGATTACACCTGCTACTAAAATGAAATTGATCCAGGCCACACTCAGGTGTGCCAAGGTTTTACCCGCAATTACAGCAAAGGATGATCCATTGGCCAATGAGATCAATTCAAGAAGTGTATTCGTTTTTAGTTCATAATTTAACAACAGAACACTGACCATTATAATGAGCATTTGTAACCCCACAGTGATAAGGCCGGGTGCAAGATATTGCTGATAATTATAGTCAGCATTATACAACGTATAGGAGGTTAATCCCACTGGCTGAACCAGTGCCATCGCTTTTCGTTCATTCATCCCGGTTTTTACAAATTTTTGCAACATCACCCCGGCCCCACCCATAATAATTACCTGGACTGCATCTTTATAAATCAGCTTCGCAGGAACTAAAGATGCTCCGTTGGTATAAAGAGATACGGTAGCTGGATGTTTACTTTGCAGGTTTATGGCCATTTTAGTTGGGAAATGAACTGCTGCCAAAACTTTTCCGCTGCGAATCAAGTCCTGAAGTTCTGGCAAGCTATTTACCTGGTGCGTAATATGTATGGTTTCTGTTTGTTCTAAAAGAAACGTCAGCTGTCGCGAAATTGGGGATTGATCTTCATCCCAAATAGCAACAGGCAGGTTTTCAAGCTTAGGGTTGATATAGATATAACTGTAAAAGCAAAATAATAGGGGAGGCATTACTAATAAAATCCAGTAATGAACAGGAAGACTAAGTATCCGCTTCCATTCCCTTATCGTTATTTTCCAGATAGTGTTACTCATTTTAATCTTAGTGAGGCAGTCATCCCTGGGCGTAAACCATTGATTTTATTCATGTTCTCAGGCGTTATTTCAACAGTGAAAGTGCGTAGTTCAAACTGTCCGCGATCTTTTGTAGGTACCCAATTTGCAAATGAAAGTGTAGGAGATAATGCACTAACTTTTCCGTTTATTGCTTCAGGATCGCAACCTGGGATGGTTAATTTTACCTCGTTTCCTAATTGAAGAGCCTTGATCTTATCTTGTCTGATATTAAAACGAACAAAATAACTGTTGGTCCTTTGCAGGGTCATCATGGGATAGCCAATGGAAACAATCTCGCCCTCATTGATCACTTTTGTCGAGATAATTCCATCTGCCGGAGCATAAATCCTAGTGTTATCGGTTAAAGCTTTAGTTAGTTCATAAGCTTGTTCTGCCTGATGGAGTATGGCTGTTGAGGTTTTTATTAGCTCTGGATTAGCACCTTTTTCAAGCATTTGTAGATTTAGCTGAGCTACTTCCATTTCTTTTTTGGCTGCCTGAAGTTTAAAATAGATCAAATCCTTTTCCTGGCCAGATATCACCTCCTTTTTATAGAGGTTATCCATCCGGTCATATGTTTTCTTAACAAGATTATATTGTTCCTGTGCTATCTGGTATAATTTATTGGTTGAAGAAAGGATTTCCGGACGGGTACCGTTTTGTAATAACTGAAGTTGTGACCGTGCTGCGTCAATACCTGCCTTAGCTTGTTCTCGGATCGCATTAATCTCAGTAGTTCTCAGAACCCCTAAAAGTTGCCCTTTCTTAACAGTATCTCCTTCATCAACTAATAAACTGTCCAGTCTTCCCGGAAACTCTGCAGCAATATCAACGTATTTTGCATCAACCATGCCTACTTCTATATTTTCACTCTCAGAGGATCTCCTGAAAAAGAATATTACGGCAATAATGAGAATAAGTAAGGGAACCACTAAAGCCCAATAGTTTTTTATAAAAGATGATTTCATGCGTAAATACTATTAATTGTAAACAATCCTATAAAGAAAGATCATTTATTGTTGAGACAAATTATTTAATGAATTCAGTTATTCGCTGTGGAGTTCCCATTAAATTCCAATACTCAGCTAAAGCAACATAATAGCCTAATACTGCCGTGTAATAAGCTTTTTCTATTTCTTCCTGCACTATTATGGCATCGTTTACATCTTTAACCGTTGAAAACTCATTGTTTAGACGTTCTCGAACCATAGTGGTTGTAACAGCTGCTTGTGACCGAGCTGTATCTAATGAGGCAATATCGTTTTCTAATGCTGTTAGCTTATTGTTAACTATGGTTAACTGAGCTTGTAAACCTGTTCGTGTATTTTCTTGTGCTAATTTCGCTTCCTCGACTAATTGTTTAGTCGCGCTTACTCGTTTGGTGTTTCTAAAACCACTGAATAGTGTCCATTGCATTTCTACTCCAACAAGCCAAGGAGGAGTGGTTACCGGTAAATCCTTTTGATATAAGTTTACGTTTCCGATAGCAAAAATGTTAGGCAATTGTAAAGAGCGACTTGCTTTTACGGTGCTTTCTGCAAGATTGGTTTTGTTTTCGATAAACTTATAGGAAGGGTTTTGTGCCCAGAATGAGCTTTGTTCGACTGCTAAATTAGCTTTCGAAAACCGTAGTGTATCAGCTATCGTTAAAGCAGAGTCTAAAGGAGAACCCATTAATCTGTTAATTTCAACTTGGATGTTTTTCTTTTCCAAATCAATGTTGTTTTTCCGGGTTTGAGCCTGGGTTAATGCTACATTGGTCCAATTCCGTAGATAAGGAGGGATTAACTCATTTTTTACTAGTTCATCGGCTCTATCCCTGTTCTGTTTGAAGATGTCAACAATTGTATTTTCTTTCTGTAAAATCGAGTTGACATACATCATTCTTAAATATTGAACTGCAAGGGCAAAATCAACTCCCTTTTGCGTTAATTCAAGGTTGATGTTGCCAGCATCATATTCATTTTGAGCAATATTTCTGGCTGTTGACAGTTTGCCTCCGAGGTAAAGTGGCTGACGAATACCCAAGGAAGCAGTAAAGTAATCTTGCTTATTTAATGGAGGATTATAATCAGGGTAAATAGTACTAATAACATTTTTCGACAAAGAATAAATGCGGTCCTGCACTGCCTGTGGAAGGTTATTTCCGGTTATTTCTTTATAAACTTCATTGGCAGTGTTAACACTCTGTTGGGACGAGCCTTCAACAATGCCATCTTTTACAGTTTGTAAATTAATCTCAAGCGGCTTTGAGAGATGTTGATAGCCTGCTAGCAAGTCTATGCCGGGTAAATAACTATTCTTTTCAGCTTCTAGCGAAAACTTTCTGGCTGCAACTGATTTATTCATTTGATTGACCAGTAGGTTTCGTTCCCTTGCAATACGAAAGCACTCTTCCAAGGAAAGTTTTGTTTGCTGAGCATTGGCAAATTGAAAGAAACAAAAAGACGGTAGTAATAAAAAGAGAAAGCGTTTCAAAACAAAATTAACTATTAATTGCCCTTAAGATACGCGATTTAATTTAAAGATTAAGAATGAAAGTTGAAGGAATTTTTAATTAAAGAAAAAGCCATCCGGTTACCGAAATGGCTTTTTCTAACTTTTATCGTGAATAATTATTCGTATCGCAATGCCTCAACCGGATCTAATTTTGAGGCTTTAATAGCTGGATAAATTCCAGAGATTAACCCTACAATAATACATAGAGCAATTCCGGTAAACATCCAGGCCCAAGGAACAATGAAACCTCCTCCAATTAATATTGAAAGTCCGTTCCCAACTAAAATTCCAAGCACAATTCCACCTGCTCCACCAATCAAGCAAATAACTATGGCTTCGTATAAAAATTGTCCGCGGATAACCTGAGGAGTAGCCCCTAATGATTTCCTGATTCCAATTTCTCGAGTACGTTCAGTAACCGAAACCAGCATAATATTCATTAAACCAACTGAAGCACCCACTAAGGTAACAACCCCAATCACGATGGCGGCGATGGTTAAATAACTAACAATATCTAAGAATGAATTAGCCAAAGCATCACTCTTAGTAATTTCGAAGTTGTTTTCCTGAGATATATTTAGCTTTCTGATATTGCGCATTTTAGCAGTAGCCTCTCCAATTGCAGGCTCC from Solitalea canadensis DSM 3403 encodes:
- a CDS encoding ABC transporter permease → MKKSQWHNFKTLFLREAALIAKDHSLLLTLLIAPVLYAFFYGSIYINKEEEEIPMAIVDMDHSGLSKQLAEQINNLQAIELISAPGLDEAQKMMYKGQTQGYLFIENGLEKKVLSLQSANIVLAANAARFLPSSDLLSGVTQVSLTVGAGVRLKFYEMQGLNEATAMHEVMPLNLDNRPLFNERVSYGAFLLPGILALILQQTLLIGLTGSMASEREKNTINQLSDTAGNYSVALWGKGSFYFLLFMCYAFFFLTVNFTVLKLPVRGSAFDITVIMALFLLTIIPMGIWIGSLFKSQLLCVQIMAFSTYPVFLVTGYSWPFESLPLPLQWFSSLLPTTPFLKVYTSLVQQGGGLMNNVEAILHLLLLWLFYSALSLLSLKWINKRLSATTT
- a CDS encoding ABC transporter permease, with product MSNTIWKITIREWKRILSLPVHYWILLVMPPLLFCFYSYIYINPKLENLPVAIWDEDQSPISRQLTFLLEQTETIHITHQVNSLPELQDLIRSGKVLAAVHFPTKMAINLQSKHPATVSLYTNGASLVPAKLIYKDAVQVIIMGGAGVMLQKFVKTGMNERKAMALVQPVGLTSYTLYNADYNYQQYLAPGLITVGLQMLIIMVSVLLLNYELKTNTLLELISLANGSSFAVIAGKTLAHLSVAWINFILVAGVILPVFGIGHPDATLKFFFLYSILALACIGIGLLVSSIFNDTMLASDIALFYTSPAFVFSGFTFPRWAMPWYDQYYAQIMPYTHFLDGFFKIYYMGLPMNYAIPEIGRLMIFIGVTFPLAVVFFHFKIRKAVNNEKKSMA
- a CDS encoding BamA/TamA family outer membrane protein; this translates as MSTFSIVLIFITSHSKAQDSTFVKAVRQRDLIDVIFPKKERKTGIDTLAPKNLELGIFPYVGFGPATGLEIGVSGSAAFFTADRRYTRQSRAGLSASFTLKKQLFITARSIIFSNKNKWLFVGDQRYNKNTQSTFGLGTTSIEDEETPLKYKFLRLSETAFFHLGGYFYGGLGIHYDKYYNVEIDPESDQSPVDNPYIDYTTRYNFNPTESAGSGISANLLYDTRDNLFNTYKGLFLLANYRVYREGLGSTTDWQELRFELRNFHSLASNNRQILALWIYSDFIIGGNAPYMHLPAVGWDSFNNTGRGYIQGRFRGPSLIYSELEYRYAISGNGLVGGVAFVNASSVSNPDTDLNLFQNIAPAGGIGLRIKLNKETRTNLRLDFAVGRQSTGVYLNISEAF
- a CDS encoding TolC family protein gives rise to the protein MKRFLFLLLPSFCFFQFANAQQTKLSLEECFRIARERNLLVNQMNKSVAARKFSLEAEKNSYLPGIDLLAGYQHLSKPLEINLQTVKDGIVEGSSQQSVNTANEVYKEITGNNLPQAVQDRIYSLSKNVISTIYPDYNPPLNKQDYFTASLGIRQPLYLGGKLSTARNIAQNEYDAGNINLELTQKGVDFALAVQYLRMMYVNSILQKENTIVDIFKQNRDRADELVKNELIPPYLRNWTNVALTQAQTRKNNIDLEKKNIQVEINRLMGSPLDSALTIADTLRFSKANLAVEQSSFWAQNPSYKFIENKTNLAESTVKASRSLQLPNIFAIGNVNLYQKDLPVTTPPWLVGVEMQWTLFSGFRNTKRVSATKQLVEEAKLAQENTRTGLQAQLTIVNNKLTALENDIASLDTARSQAAVTTTMVRERLNNEFSTVKDVNDAIIVQEEIEKAYYTAVLGYYVALAEYWNLMGTPQRITEFIK
- the rfbB gene encoding dTDP-glucose 4,6-dehydratase, which produces MKKILITGGAGFIGSHVVRLFVNNYPDTKIYNLDKLTYAGNLMNLQDIEDKENYHFVKGDIVDAAFVNELFDREQFDAVIHLAAESHVDRSIENPLEFVMTNIIGTVNLLNAAKNSWKPVLGTEMTDKRFYHVSTDEVYGTLGETGMFTEETSYDPHSPYSASKASSDHFVRAYGDTYGLPVVISNCSNNYGPFHFPEKLIPLCINNIKNNRSLPIYGKGENIRDWLFVVDHARAIDVVFHNAKNGSTYNIGGHNEWKNIDVIRLLCKIMDKKLGRSEGTSEQLITFVKDRAGHDLRYAIDSTKLQNELGWKPSLQFEEGLEKTVDWYLTNEEWLETVTSGAYKDYYKQQYTAR
- a CDS encoding HlyD family secretion protein; this encodes MKSSFIKNYWALVVPLLILIIAVIFFFRRSSESENIEVGMVDAKYVDIAAEFPGRLDSLLVDEGDTVKKGQLLGVLRTTEINAIREQAKAGIDAARSQLQLLQNGTRPEILSSTNKLYQIAQEQYNLVKKTYDRMDNLYKKEVISGQEKDLIYFKLQAAKKEMEVAQLNLQMLEKGANPELIKTSTAILHQAEQAYELTKALTDNTRIYAPADGIISTKVINEGEIVSIGYPMMTLQRTNSYFVRFNIRQDKIKALQLGNEVKLTIPGCDPEAINGKVSALSPTLSFANWVPTKDRGQFELRTFTVEITPENMNKINGLRPGMTASLRLK
- the galE gene encoding UDP-glucose 4-epimerase GalE yields the protein MSKSKVLITGGTGYIGSHTVVELINAGYEAVIVDNLSNSERFILDRIEQITRVKPTFYQIDLCDKAKVEELFSTEKDIDAVIHFAAFKAVGESVKEPLKYFLNNNLSLINLLEVMKAKAVNNIVFSSSATVYGQPDVLPATETTPFQKALSAYGSTKQMGEEILEKVSAATNVHSIALRYFNPVGAHKSALIGELPIGIPSNLMPFVTQTGIGKREMLTIFGNDYSTPDGTCIRDYIHVIDLAKAHVKACERLLEGKSESRYEIFNLGTGKGTSVLEIVNAFEKVTGQKLNYKFGERRDGDVESLYAETKLANEKLGWKAELGLDEMLSSAWAWEVKLKETVDK